Proteins encoded in a region of the Anopheles aquasalis chromosome 2, idAnoAquaMG_Q_19, whole genome shotgun sequence genome:
- the LOC126569862 gene encoding uncharacterized protein LOC126569862, with protein MNKILSEYCSSSTMKHITFLSLAACVLLLITFAVCDSSKSESSPKDPLEQPIEVGDFSSEEFEDYSSEELGDKTLLANRMASVRRCFKGYRYSKSLGQCLPILNLKGQRT; from the exons ATGAACAAGATACTCTCGGAG TATTGCTCGTCGTCCACCATGAAGCACATCACTTTCTTGTCGCTCGCTGcctgtgtgctgttgctgataaCATTCGCTGTTTGTGACAGTTCCAAATCGGAATCTTCACCAAAAGATCCCTTAGAACAACCAATCGAAGTTGGAGATTTTTCATCGGAGGAGTTTGAAGATTATTCATCGGAGGAACTGGGTGATAAAACA CTTCTAGCAAATAGAATGGCAAGCGTAAGACGATGTTTTAAAGGATATCGGTATTCCAAATCATTGGGTCAATGT CTGCCGATACTCAATTTAAAAGGCCAAAGGACCTAA